The nucleotide window CATTTTAATTTCCATCAATGGTAATATTTCCAAACTCTGATCTTTTTTCAATATTCAgcttttcccccctttttttgGCTTTGCTTTGCaatgaaaataacagtactCAAAAATTACAGAATACATCTTGTCACTATGATAAACCAAcaaaaatatactaatttgAACTATGCTGGTGTGATTCTACTCAAGATGTAGCCCAAGTGTCTTAAAGTGTGCCAACTGATTGTTTCTAAAAGCTCAGGTATCCATGGGTTTGTTTTCTTATAATCCAAGGGCGTTATGACATGCACCAGCCATTGTTTGCATGCCAAACATGCCAGCAGCAGTGGGCTCCGGAGTTCATGGACCTCGTAAACAGTGGATACTGGCCAGCTTCCACCAGCTCTTCTACTTTGTATTCCCTCAACCTTTTCAGCAGTGTAAGAGAACTGAAAGTCATCGCGCCGGCACTATCCAGACAAGCCTTTGCAAAGCTGCTGGAGCATCGTACAAAGTGTGGTGGGCGGGTAAGTGTTCACCAtattataaaattgtttaatatatgCAGACATCTCCGAAGTAGCAATTAATATAATGCATCTTTCAGTCAGGACCAGTGTGTGGGGACACGCTGCAGCGCAGCTTCCTGGAGTTTTCCTTTTGTGCTTTTGAGGAAGATAACTTGTCCTGCGGTGCACCTTTCACTTGCCCCGCTTGCACCCCAGACATGCTGGCAATCTCTGTGGATGGCAACAGGAAGCTATACCGGTTTCTCCGAAATGGAAggtgatatttttttcttccagtaTAGAttgatctacattttttttagattcaaTATTCAGCATggataaatgttttgtttcgtTTGTTCCTCAGCTCCGACTCTTCGTTTTTTGAAGGGGCATTTATTGCAGAAGACGCATCTGTGTCTGCATTTGTTGATGTCTTGCATAAAGCTGTGAAACAGGCAGGTttcaaattatttgttaattaaattactATGCTTTGACAGCCCAGATTTTCTTTGCATTGGTGAAAAACtgccctcaacttcaaaatacaaggtgtatatacagtatgttcATAGTGTGTTTCATTTACATCACAGCTACCTGGACAAGGCAGATGTGGGAGCTCCTCGTGGACAGCAGCGAAGGAGACTTCTAGGAGGACCTTCAAGTTGGACGAAGAGGGCATGGAGGTTGCGGTGTGTCGGCATGGTTTCCTCCTTAAAGCACTTAATATGTTCAGAGGTGAGATTATAATAAATTGTTTGCTGTTAAATGTAACtttgtattgttgttatttgtaTGTCGCTTTGGacaaaagctaaataaaataataatatggaGAAGCATCTCAATTATCACTATTAGTGCAGCTTATACCACTGCTTGGTTGAGTTTCCCATTATGATGCTCTCTTTAGAATGTACAATAATAGGATATTTGCATTTCTAATACAATTTGTATATCCCTAGGTGAAATCTTTGCCTACCCCATGTATCTGCACAAGGAGTTGATGAGTTCAAAGCCAAGGTTTATCGCCATGGATGTAATGTGTAAATACTGGCCATATTTACACAAATCAGCAAACATCCTTCCTGATCTCCAGGGGCTAACATCAATCAGGCCTTTCCTAAGCGTCATGCACGCTACAGCACATTCCACTAAGTGTGAGGTATGTTCAGTGTTTATTATGTTTAACTGTATCATCGGAAAATAAGTCCCTCAGCTGCAAGTCAGGGACCGGTTCGCCTTGTCGTTACTTATTATCTGATAATGACCGGCGGACATTACATTATCCCTTACATGTCTTCTTACTACTAGATTACATGGAGTGGCAAAAACCAAGAAGGAGCAGGGTCAACTGCGGGGGAGGAAGTTGAACAGGTGAACAGCTACCTCTCCCGCTGTGCCTTAACGACTAAATACATGTCGAAAGGAGGTGATTGTAGTATTTCTCTtctaatgtaatgttttattgctTATTGCATGACATTCACTCAACATTTACTCTCAACAGCACGTGTGGATATGCTTACAATCCATGCTATGGCTTGGAActacaaaaaaatcacaacacTACATCTGGCATTGTCTGCAAGATATGTGAAGGTGTGTTCTCTGTAAATGGTTTCAATTTGTGGTTATTGTGTAGCTTTGTGTAACTGCATTGTTTAACTGTCGCATTAGACTTGCCAGAGGCTTCAGGAGGAGACTGCAAGTCTAGCGGAGCTTAAAGAAAGCTTGGCTTGCACCGATGAAGCAGTGTGGGTGTCTGATGTGAGGGAATGGGCAGCTGGTGGTAGGTTTGAACCAATAACGTGTTTCACTTTGTGCTTCCTCATTGGCGGTGATCATTTAGATCATGATATTTAAGCTGCCTACTGCTTACTATGCTGCATGCCACTATCTCTGTAATCCTTTTTTGGCACCCACCCCCTCCCAACTCGTCCTTCTTTACactattgtgtttttgtgttgtgtttccaGACACAACAGGTACTTCCCTAGAGCAGTCCATTGAGGGACGTTACCTTAACGTGAGGCAGCGGAAACAGGCTCTATACCGCCAAAATGGTATAATAAATTGTCTATAGATAATTGctcactgtatttttggtccTTGTTTTTACCTTCTGCTTCGTCTTTACAGATAGTGGCAAGTTCCGTCACCGCCTGCGGAGGAAAATTGCTGAGAGCAAGAGACTGCTATTGAAAGACATAGAGACCTACAACAGTCATGAGCCTGCCATGCCAATTGATGTTAATGAAGTGGAGCAGTCGCTATCAGGAGACAACCCGTCCCCAACATGGCCGTGGGAGGTTCATGGCAGCGGTAAGCGGACTTTCCTGAGGCCtctgatttattttgtaaagaCTCAAGTCAAAAttgttatttatacattttctttacCTCTGTTGTAGCACAAATCGAAGACAAGTTAAAAATTTTTAACAAAGCCATGCTGAAAATGAGACTGGAGGAAGAAAGGACAATACTTGTTCAGGAGATGGCCCAGCACTGCTCATGGTTGCAGAAGTTGCAGGCAACTCTTAAAAGAAAAACTTCAGAGGAAGGCAAGTTTCATCTTTGTAACCATACCAATCAAACAAGGAAGTGATGGTGATAAGGACACCATACTTTAACTTTACCTAACAAGAGACGTATCTTACTAGAAAGCAGTTGAAAAACATTACACTGACCATCTAATTGTGGTGAGTTATAACAAATTTTACAAAGCAAGTAGATATGCCATGGTAATTTGGATTTGTTTTTCACTTTTCACTTACAGACAAGCGAAACAAGGGCCTTTCCTGTCTCTGCAGAAGACGACTGTCTGAAGTTTCGGATACATTGAAAGAGGTGCTCCTTCAATACAAGGCTGTTTTAGGCCCTCAGGGCTCTGCTATAGAACTGGAAGATAAACAGGAGAATGAAAGTGATTTCAGCAGTCCAGACACCAGTGAAAATGAAGAGGAGGAGTGCAGGTAATGAATATGTGAAAAGTGTCATTTGAATATCCTTAATTTATGTAACCTGTCAAATTGAGTAAAGATAACATTAATACTACATTTGTTTTCCAGAGTTTGAATAGGGACATGTTTAATGTCTACTCCTTGgtctgtttgtgtctgtgtcTCTCAGTGAGGAGTTACCGGGCAGGTGTCTGTAATCGCTTGCTTGCGGCCTGGGCAGTGTAAAAGGACTTCATGGGTGCCATTCCGGGTTCCTTCTCTCCTGTATCacattgttttgctttttgtttgccTTTTTGCCTCATTTCATACCATATCATTTATACTGATTATTGCTTATGTCTCATTTTTCATCTCACATATGTACTGTAATAAATCACTATTTTTTGTATCTTTATCCACGTGTGGTCTTCCATTTCATGTTGCCTGGGCAAAAAGGAGCCTGGTCAGGGTTACACTGTTGTTCCATTTTTCTGGACTTATTTATACATGAGCTAAGTAAAATCACACCTTACACATTCACTGATTGTATAGCGCCTcctagaaataattttttttccaatctTTTGCTCCGCCTCCTGACAACACACAAGCAGCTGGAGGTCTAAAATTTGACTAATAATTTATCATTCCCTGTATCAAAATATGTGCCACATGCTGACATTTCATGAAATAATGGGTGTAACACTTACCTAGGCCTGTCTGGCCAATATGGGTGTCTGAATTGTTTATAAGTATATCCGGTGCATCAAGCTTGCCACGGCAGGTAAGGTCAGTGATATTGGGTTTATCTCAGCAAACCGCACCTCTTTTTATCATAATCAAAATATGGACATTTTAATGGTTTGTGTATGATTTCAGAACTTTTGTTGACCAACATGTCAAAAATGTGCTCTCTGAAGAGTAGTTTTAGAAGATTTTATGTGAATTAAATGCGCATAAAACATACATCAAATGTATATGCTAATACAGAGTAGCACTACaggcattaaataataatactaataatacatttaatttgtatagtgctttttaAGACCATAGAGCAGTGCTTCCCAAGCCTGCTCCTGAAggacccccaacactgcacattttcttTGTCTCCCTTATCaaacacctgattcaactcctCAGCTCATTAGCCCATGTGataatgagctgatgagttgaatcaggtgtgtttgattagggagaCAAAAAATAGGTGGAGTGTTGGGGGTCCTTCAGGAGcagggttgggaaacactgccATAGAgagtacaggtgcatctcaataaattagaatgttgtgaaaaagttttttcttgtaagttatttcaaaaagtgaaactttcatatattttagattcattgcatgtaaagtaaaacatttcaattttttttttttttaattttgatgattagagcttacagctcatgaaagtcaaaaatcagtatcacaaaatattagaatatttacatttgagtttcaatAAATGACCATCCCTATGTATAAATTCACAGtgtctcttgttctttgaaaccacaataatggaGACAATAATGgagaagactgctgacttggcaatgATCAAGAAGATGAACATTGACACCCTCCTCAAAGAGAGTAAATCACAGAGGCTCATTACTGAAAGGTGTGgatgtttacagagtgctgtatcaaagcatattaaatgcaaagttgaccgGAAGGAAGAATTAgggtaggaaaaggtgcacaagcaacagggatgactgATTCAAACACTTTGTtagagcttcacaaggagtggactgaagctggagtcagtgcatcaagagtcactacgctcagacgtcttcaggaaaagggctaccaagccacttctgaaccAGAGACAACATCAGaagcgtcttacctgggctaaagacaaaaaggactggactgctgctcagtggtccaaagtcctcttttctgatgaaagtaaatttttcatttcctttggaaatcaaggtcccagagtctggaggaagagtggagaggcacagaatccacgttgcttgaagtccagtgtgacgtttccacagtcagtgatgatttgggctgacatgtcatctgctggtgttggtccactgtgttttctgaagTCCACAGTCAACACAGCTGTCTACCtggaaattttagagcacttcatgcttctttctgctgacaagctttatggagaggctgatttcattttccagcaggatttggcacctgcccacactgccaaaggTACAAAAAGCTGGTTCAATAACCATGGTGTTACTGTGCTTGATTGGCCAGCAAACTTGTCTGACCTGAACCCTGTAGAGAATGTATGGagattgtcaagaggaaaatgagagacaccagacccaacaatgcagatGACCTGAGGGCCGCTATCAAAgcaacctgggcttccataccacctcagcagtgccacaaactgatcacctccatgtcacgccgaattgaggcagtaattaaagcaaaatgagcctctaccaagtattgagtgcttaaagagtaaatgaacatactttccagaaggccaacaattcactaaaaaagttttttttattggccttatgaagtattctaatttgttgagatggtGAATTgatgggtttttgttaaatgtgagcctacatcatcacaattaaataaaccaaagacttaaactacttcagtctgtgtgcattgaatttatttaatacacgagtttcacaatttgagttgaattactgaaataaatgaacttttccatgaccttctaatttattgagatgcacctgtactgTTGCAGTAGTCCAGTCTGGAGGTGATGAGGGCATGGATGAGATTGATGCATTGGACAGTTAGTCAATATAGAATATGGGGCTATGTATGCAGTATGATGCACCGAAGTAAGCAGGAAGATGGAACATGTCTTAATTCCTATGAATTGACATGCACAGGCTTTTAGCATATGGGTTACAGTTTACATAGCCCCATATTGTAGATTGAGGAACCAACTTTAAAGGTGGTACATTTTGGCCTATTTACCAATGAGGGACAGCTGATTCAACCACCAAAAccatacatttttctaaaagcCTATAGCCTGTAAATGTTCTGTCAATGGTTGTAGAATTATTTAGGAACTGGTCTGTCCCGAAAAATTACTGCCCACATGCTGTCTTATGATCCGAGGATGTCTGGGCCCTTGACTTGCCAAAGCAGGTTAGCTATGAAActggatattttatattttagcaaAACATATACATCTGaatttattttgccaaaattgCACATATCTTTATGTTTTATGGTCATGATTATTGTTCATGACATGCTCATGAAATTGTACTGTATGTCTGCATATGATATgcctggtgtgtgtgtgtgtgtgtgtgtgtggcaatAAAATGACATATGTTATTTAACCAAATAGAAGGAAGCATCTGAGGAAATTTTACTGCCCCTGAACCCCAGGTTATCTCAGTAGAGCCCACCAAAGGTATAAAAAATGGCACATTCAAAAGGGCTTGAATCCTTAAAACACTGGTCAGATCTTTCTGAAGTGTGTTATGCTAATCACTTAAGATATGGTTTATAATGCTTATATCTGTTATTGGTCCATCTCATGTACAAACATGTTATATGAACCACAGCATACAAtgacaaacaataaaaacagtgtaattatacaaaatatatcaaaaatgtgTACTTCTGACCCCTGTTGCTAGGCAACACCCTGTACAGCTTGGCTAAAGAACAATGAATAGGCTGCATGAAACTACAGAAACTTATAATTTAATATGCACTAAATTATAATGCATAAGAATCATGAGATTGTTATCACCCAATTACGCATTGAGTCATTGTTAGAAggaaataatttttattgttacttATGCTATGGATCACCAATACACGGACATCCAGTCAGAGGAAGAGTGTCCACTCCACACTCATTGGGGGCACACCTGGAGTAGTGGCCATACTCTATTTGACTGTAAACATCAACACCCATCAAATCCACTCAGATCACAAACTACACAACTACCTTTAACAATAAAACACTGTTTCagactaaatttaaaaactattccatgtttattaatgtaatgcatACTAATTTCATTTACAGACATTGTTTGCttcttttaatgaatttgtACTTTGTTGAATGTTGTTGTCTATATGAAAGTGacaaaatatcacaatattttgcaaaaattttatttaatatacatttaatggAAACTACAGGGATGCAAGCAGACGAAAGGTGGAAAAAAGTAGTGTGTGTGGGGGTTGGGGATTGTGTTTAGGCTTAGCAGGCTGTTTGACTGGACAGTCAAAAAGCGGCATGAGGTAAAAGCAGCACCACCACCACCATTGTCCACTGGAACATTCTCATCGTCTTGGGTCTTCTTTTTGGGTCCTTCTACAGTCTCACCACCACAATATAACAGGAGAGCCTAAAAATCAAATTGGAAAAACATAGATTTATGCCCAAAATGCCGGTCATTATTGGGAAATAAGTCCCTTTAGGATGAAGCAAGACCTGTTCACCTTGTAAGGAGTTATTTTCAATATAATGACTGGTGTTCTGcacattatcccttacttattaaattaatacagtCATTCACAGGCATATCGTGTGGCTGtgaaatgaaagtgaaagaTGTACTTACCAAGGATCAACGACCAAACAGTGGAGTGGGACTACTACAGGGAAGTGGGGCACGACAAAGACCGGCTTCTTCAGCTTGTTTCTGGTAGGGGGGGACAAATATGTAATGCTCAGCTGACATTTTCCAGTGGGTGTACAGAAGTTGGTAAAGTAAAAAATTGAGGATGTCCAAAACAGTACAACACTTACTTGTCTACCTTACCAGTGACCACTGATGGAACTGCAACCAAATAATGGAGTGGGACCACATCAGCCTATCAGGAGCAGTGACTGGTAAAACATCAGTAAAGGGGACAGATGTAAGGTCATTTAAACCACCAAGAATAACAAGTTTCAGCTAAATCAATCACACACAACCCCCCAAACCAATcctaaattaacaaatattgtaaataatcaCACTACATCACCTTCTATTGTATGAATTTTGGAAACTGGCAGGTTGGAAACTGCCATGCATACTACATATGGAAACATGTGTTTGTGATGACCATTATGGATATtgcacattcattttaaattattaacactGTCATTCGtgagggattttttttaatatacaataaattgCATCTGACTTACAGCATGTACAGAGTCCTGCTTCCATTTATGCACGCATTTTGCTTGGTTGAATAATTTACTAACCTCTTGATAAACCACATATCAAAAGCAGAACATGTTTCTGTATGGAGTTAGGCATTCTTGAATTATCCAGTTCTGAAATGGCAGGAAATGTTGAACATCTACCATCTTCAACAAAGGGCTTGTAAACAACACTTTACTTTGTATAGAAATATCACAAAATTACTATAACAAAACTTTATTGAATATGCaatgtacaataataaaataaaacaacatatataactaaatgaataaacttAAACAAATGACTCCTTGGGCTCCCAAGTAGGAGTCCACTGTTTCCCACTGAAAACAGAAGGGAGACAATTAAGTTACATGTGATATTTCAATTATTCGATTGGGAATGTTAACTTCAAACACATTtgcacattcttcaaaacaggTCTAGGTAAACGCGCTTGACTTCAAAACGTGTGAGAGAGTGAGAGTAAAATAGAGAGTCAGAGCAATCTTATTTCTGTATTTGTCATATAGTACAAAACATACCATGCTGCACAAGGCTCCCAGTCAATCAGCAATTCTATTTGGCCCTATGACAGGAACAACAATATATGCTTACATATTTTTTGCATCAGGCTTTGGTAACAGCCACCATGTTTCCTGTTTCATGTTTTACCAtgatatttaaagtattttagtcAAGAGACTgtagtatatactgtatacaataTTTACATTGTTTGACTATTTGCCAGCTTTACTTCTGTGACTGACAGGTATTTTAACTTAACATCTTGACTTTAG belongs to Labeo rohita strain BAU-BD-2019 unplaced genomic scaffold, IGBB_LRoh.1.0 scaffold_1843, whole genome shotgun sequence and includes:
- the LOC127159001 gene encoding uncharacterized protein LOC127159001; its protein translation is MDLVNSGYWPASTSSSTLYSLNLFSSVRELKVIAPALSRQAFAKLLEHRTKCGGRSGPVCGDTLQRSFLEFSFCAFEEDNLSCGAPFTCPACTPDMLAISVDGNRKLYRFLRNGSSDSSFFEGAFIAEDASVSAFVDVLHKAVKQLPGQGRCGSSSWTAAKETSRRTFKLDEEGMEVAVCRHGFLLKALNMFRGEIFAYPMYLHKELMSSKPRFIAMDVMCKYWPYLHKSANILPDLQGLTSIRPFLSVMHATAHSTKCEITWSGKNQEGAGSTAGEEVEQVNSYLSRCALTTKYMSKGARVDMLTIHAMAWNYKKITTLHLALSARYVKTCQRLQEETASLAELKESLACTDEAVWVSDVREWAAGDTTGTSLEQSIEGRYLNVRQRKQALYRQNDSGKFRHRLRRKIAESKRLLLKDIETYNSHEPAMPIDVNEVEQSLSGDNPSPTWPWEVHGSAQIEDKLKIFNKAMLKMRLEEERTILVQEMAQHCSWLQKLQATLKRKTSEEDKRNKGLSCLCRRRLSEVSDTLKEVLLQYKAVLGPQGSAIELEDKQENESDFSSPDTSENEEEECSEELPGRCL